The stretch of DNA AAGTGACCGACGGCCTCGTCGCCCGTGGGACACTCGGTGTCACGCGCCGACTCGGCTATATTTCAGGAACTGTTGACGTGACGCTCGCGCCACGGCCCGATTCGGTCTCGTTCATCCGCAAGAAGCTAGACGATATCGAACTCGAACATCACGAACTCAGGACGATCATCGAAGATATCGACGCAGACCGGCTGAACGACGTGGAGCTCGCGGCGTACGTGACGGCAACGTACACGAACGGGCTCTCACTCGCAGAAACCCTCTCGCTCACTGAACACATGACAGCCGTGGGTGAATCGCTCGTGTGGGACGACCCGATTATCGCGGATAAACACTCGATTGGCGGCGTTGCGGGCAATCGAATCACACCCATCGTCGTCTCGATTGTGGCGGCCGCAGGCGTGAAAATACCCAAAACCTCCTCGCGGGCGATCACCTCGCCTGCGGGCACGGCGGACACGATGGAGGTGTTCTGCCCGGTCGAATTTTCGCTCACAGAGATTCAAGACATCGTCGAGCAGACGAATGGCTGTCTCGTCTGGGGCGGGGCGGTGAACCTCTCGCCCGTGGACGACAAAATCATCCGCGTCGAGACGCCCCTCGCCATCGACCCGCCGGGCCAGATTATCGCCTCCGTCCTCTCGAAAAAGAAGAGTGCTGGCTCAACGCACGTCATCATCGACATTCCCTACGGTGAGGGGGCGAAGGTGCGCGACCTCCCCGACGCCCGCGAACTCGCAGAGGACTTCAAGCGCGTGGGCGAGCACGTGGGACTGACCATTGAGTGTACCATCACCGCCGGGTCTGCGCCCATCGGGCGGGGAATCGGGCCCGTCCTCGAAGCCCGAGATGTGCTCTCGGTTTTGGAGGGAAACGGCCCCGAAGAACTCAAACTCAAGAGCCTCAGACTCGCAGAAATCCTCCTTGGGTGCTGTGCGTGCGACGAGAGCGCGAGCGAATTGCTGGACTCCGGTGCCGCCCTCGAAAAGTTCCGTGAGATTATTGCTGCACAGGGTGGCGATCCTGCGGTCGAAATTGAGGCTCTCATCCCCGGCAAAGAAACGGTCGAGGTGCGGGCAGACCGGTCCGGTGTCGTGACCCACATCGACAACGCACTGGTGAGCGACCTCGCCCGGCGAGCAGGTGCGCCAAAAGACGTCGGCGCGGGCATTCTCCTTGCGTGTGCCGTCGGCGAGGATATTACGAAAGGCCAGCCGTTGTTCACCATCTACGCAGAACGCGCCGAGAAACTGGCAGACGCAGAGCGACTGCTCGCTCGCAGTGAGCCAGTCCGCGTCCGGAGTCGAGAAGAGGCGTTGGTCGAACGAATTTAATCGGCCAACTTGGGCGTTTTGTCGGCGGTTTGGCACCCTTTTTGGCAAACCTAAACTTCAAGTCGAGGAAGCGATTCCGGCTAGCCAATGAGTTCCCACGAAGCCGAGGCGTTCACCTTCGACGACCTCGCCGTTGTCATGGGGTCGTACAACGAAGAAGACGCGATTGCGGCAGTCTGTCGAGACATCAACGATGTCACTGACGGGAAGGCGGAAATCGTCTGCGTCGATGGCTCGTCTGACCGCACGCCCGAAATCGCCCGCGAACACGGTGCAACCGTTGTCGAACAGGAGCCACAGGGCTACGGCATCGCGGTGAAAGAAGCGGTCGAAACGCCC from Haladaptatus sp. ZSTT2 encodes:
- a CDS encoding AMP phosphorylase — protein: MELSAMAVDIGTRSPTVLLNRADAAEMGVRALDRVQLRHADRTSIGIVEVTDGLVARGTLGVTRRLGYISGTVDVTLAPRPDSVSFIRKKLDDIELEHHELRTIIEDIDADRLNDVELAAYVTATYTNGLSLAETLSLTEHMTAVGESLVWDDPIIADKHSIGGVAGNRITPIVVSIVAAAGVKIPKTSSRAITSPAGTADTMEVFCPVEFSLTEIQDIVEQTNGCLVWGGAVNLSPVDDKIIRVETPLAIDPPGQIIASVLSKKKSAGSTHVIIDIPYGEGAKVRDLPDARELAEDFKRVGEHVGLTIECTITAGSAPIGRGIGPVLEARDVLSVLEGNGPEELKLKSLRLAEILLGCCACDESASELLDSGAALEKFREIIAAQGGDPAVEIEALIPGKETVEVRADRSGVVTHIDNALVSDLARRAGAPKDVGAGILLACAVGEDITKGQPLFTIYAERAEKLADAERLLARSEPVRVRSREEALVERI